The Calditrichota bacterium DNA window CACGTACTACTATCGTTGCTCGGACTTTCATCTGCTGCGTGCCCTGTTGCTCGCCAATTGGAAAGCCATCTGCACTGCCTCCGCCGCGTTTTCAGCCTGGTGGATGCTTGGATCTATTGCCCACGACTTCAACCCAACGACGGGTACCCCAAGCTTCAGGCAGAAGGCAATTTCCGAGAGCGTCCCGTAGCCGCCGTCCACGGCGATGGCTGCATCTGCGGACTTGACGATGACCACATTGCGTGCTTCACCGAGCCCGGTGGCAATGGGGATCTGCACGTAAGGGTTTGCCTCGCTGGCGTCATCCCCCGGCAGGATGCCCACGGTGAGGCCGCCATGCTCTCGGGCCCCTTGACAGGCCGCTTCCATGACTCCCGTGCGCCCGCCACAAATGAGAACGCCCCCTTGCTCTGCGATGAGACGCCCGACCTCATAAGCGAGCTGGCTGATCTCCATGCTGCAGGCGGCACCACCCAAGACGGCAATGACTGGTCTGCGTACGACTGAGGAACTCATGGATAGATTCGGTACATGGTCCGCGGGAAAGGGATGGTCTCGCGAATGTGGGACAAACCGCACACCCAGGCCACCGTCCGCTCGATGCCGATCCCGAATCCGGAGTGGGGGACGCTGCCGTAGCGCCGCAGGTCGAGGTACCACTCATACGGCTCCATGGGCAGGTTGTGCGCGCGAATCTTCCGTTCCAGCGTCGCCAAGTCGTCCTCTCGCTGTCCGCCGCCGATGATCTCACCATAGCCTTCCGGCGCCAACACGTCCACGCACAATACCCGCCCTGGGTGCTCTGGGTCGTCCTTCATGTAGAAGGCTTTCACCGCCGCAGGGTAGCGATGTACCATAACTGGCCGGTCGAATTGCTGGGAGAGCACCGTTTCGTCCGTGCCGCCCAGGTCGTCCCCGCGCTTGAAGCCGGTGCCTGCCTGTTCCAGGCGGTCGGCAGCCTCGTCGTAGCTGATGCGCGGGAACGGGGGGCGCACGCGCTCCAGCGGAGCCACATCGCGTTCGATCACCGAGAGCTCCGCGCGACGGTTGTTGAGCACGGCTTGCACGATGTGCACAATCAGTCCCTCAGCTAATGCCATGATGTCGTCGAGGTCGGCGTAGGCCACTTCCGGCTCCAGCATCCAAAACTCAGTGAGGTGGCGGCGCGTCTTGGATTTTTCTGCGCGAAAGGTGGGGCCGAAGCAGTAGACTTTGCCAAATGCCATCGCCCCTGCTTCCACATAGAGCTGGCCACTCTGCGTGAGGTAGGCCTTGCCACCAAAGTAGTCGGTCTCAAAAAGGGTAGTGGTTCCTTCCACCGAGGCTGGCGTGAAAATCGGCGCGTCCAGGAGCACAAAACCCTGATCATCGAAGAACTGGCGCGCCGCCCTGATTATTTCGTGGCGAATGCGGAGAATAGCATGCTGCTTCCGCGAGCGCAGCCAAAGGTGACGGCGGTCCATGAGAAAGGTGGTACCATGCTCCTTCGGCGTGATGGGGTATTCCTGGGCGATGTGGACGATGGTCATGTCCTGCGCCAGGAGCTCGTAGCCACCTGGGGCGCGTCGGTCTTCTCGAACTATGCCGGTGACTTTGAGGGAGCTCTCCTGAGTGAGCTTCTCGGTGGCAGCAAAGACCTGCTCCGAGACGTCCGCCAGCGAGAAGACGCTTTGGATGATTCCGGTGCCGTCGCGGACGAGAAGAAAGCGCAACTTGCCACTGGAACGCATGTTGTAAAGCCACCCCCACACTTCCACGGTCTGCCCCACGTGTTTGGCGATGTCCGCAATGTACACTCGTTGCGCCATGCGATGTCTCTTCCTCCAGTTTCCAGTCCGTCGGTTCTACTTCACCATGAGTACCGGGATGGGGCTCTTGCGCATAATCTGCACGGTGGTGCTGCCGAGAATAGCTTCGCGGATGCGCGAGTGGCCGTAGGCGCCCATCACGATGAGGTCATACTTGCCCTTGGCGGCCAGGTCGATCACTGCTGCATCAGGGCGCCCGGAGAGCCAGGCAGAGTCAACTTCCGCCCGATATGCCTGCAGGTAGTGCACCCCCTCTGCGCAGATGCGCGTGGACAGTTCCCGGTCGTCCGACACGTGCACGACGGTGATCTTGGCGTTGAGGTGCTCGGCGAAAAAGCCCGCCAGTTGCAATGCTCGGTTTGCGTGTTCGCTTCCGTCGTAGGCAGCCAGCATCTTCTGCACGTTCCGGAAGCGCTGCTGCACAATCATGATCGGCTTGCTGACGTGGCGGGTCACTGCCTCCAGAGTGGCTCCCAGCATGGTGGTCGCCCAGCGGGCATATTCGCCCCGGTTGCCCATGATGATGAGGTCCACCAAGTTGGCTCGTTCGCAAATGATTTCCACCGGCGAGCCCCCGAGTGTTTCCGCCTCGTAGGAAATACCCTCGCTCTCTAAGGCGCGTGCGCACTTGTCCAGCACCGCTTGCGCCTTCCGCTCCAGAAGCTTCCGCGACTCCTCCTGGTAGCCGGGGGCAGGCAGCACCGGCACAAAGCCATCGGCACCCACCGAGAGCACCCACTCGAAGATACGCACGTCAACCACCGAGAGGAGACGCACGCGCGCCCCAAATCGTCGCGCAAGATCGATGCCGTGTTTCAGGACCGAGTTGGTGTACTCGGAGCCGTCCACAGGGAGAAGTATCCGCTTGACCATCGTCGAACCCTCTGCTTTGTGAAACTTATCCCCATGCCTCCATTTTCGCATCCCTGGTCATCAGGTCCTCCAGCGCCGTCCGCGGGTCCTTGCCCTCGAAGAGGATGCGGTAGACCTCCCTGGTGATGGGCATCTCCACATTGTGCAGGAGGCTCAGTTCATAGGCCGAACGTGTAGTCCTGACCCCTTCCGCAACCATCACCATCTCGCTGAGAACCTGTTGCAGTGTCCGTCCCTTGCCGATCTGCTCGCCCAAGTAGCGATTGCGGCTATGCTTGCTCATGCAGGTGACGATGAGGTCGCCCATGCCGGTGAGGCCGGCGAAGGTGAGCGGATTGGCCCCCATCTTCACGCCCAAGCGCACAATCTCCACCAGGCCACGGGGTTGCAATGCTGCCTTCGTGTTGTCGCCGAAACCGGCCCCGTCGCAAATGCCGGCGGCAATGGCGATGACGTTCTTCAGCGCCCCGCCCAGCTCAACGCCGATGACGTCGCTGCTCGTGTAGACGCGGAAGGCCTTGTTCATGAACGCCCGCTGCGCGAAGCGGGCGCTCTCCTCGGACGGGCAAGCGCAGACAACTGCTGTAGAGATGCCTCTGCTCACCTCTTCGGCATGACTCGGGCCGGACAGAGCGACGAGGCGCCGCGGCTCCAGCTCCGGTATTTCTGCCAGCAGCACCTCCGTCATGCGCATCAAAGAGTCGTTTTCGATACCCTTGGTGGCGCTCACCACCAGTGCTTTGCGCATGCCCGGCAGAGGCCGGAGAAGGCGGGCTACCTCACGCATCGTGTGCGAAGGAACGGCAACGACCACCAGCTCTGCTTCTGTCGCTGCCTTCTCCAGGTCGGCAGTAATGAGAATCTGCTCTGGGATCAGAACCCCTGGCAGCAAATGCCGATTCTCGCGCGTCCTTGCCAACTCCTCTGCTACCTCTGGACGGAACTCCCACAGGCGCACTTCGTGTCCATTGCCGTGCAGGAGGATGGCCAGGGCTGTACCCCACCCTCCGGCGCCGATCACTGCCACCTTCAGGCCTTGTGAGGTGGAGGAGTGCACGGCTTCCTACGCGACCTCCCCAATGTGAAAACTCGTCAATCCCAGCCCAGTTGCTGCGTCAACGCAGGCCTGGGCTGCCTGCGGCGCCACAATGAGCACCTCGCCGATGCCAAGATTGAACACCCGCCGCATCTCCTCATCGGCCACGTTGCCAAGGCGTTGGATCAGCTGGAAGATCGGCGGCACCTGCCACGCCTGCCAGTCGATGCGCAAAGAGCGAGCCGGCGGCAAGAGGCGCCGCGTGTTGCCGACAATTCCCCCGCCGGTGATATGGGCGATGCCACGCAGACCTTGTACGGTGCGTACCCGCTGCACGAGGGGCTGATAGGAACGATGCACACGCAGCAATTCTTCGCCCAGAGTTGTGCCCAGTTCGTCGACATAGTCGGTCAACTTCATCCTGGCCACGTCCAAGAGCACTTTGCGCGCCAGCGAGTAGCCATTGGTGTGCAGGCCATTTGAAGCTACGCCGATGAGCAGGTCACCGACCTGAATTCCTCTCCCATCGATAATTGCCTCTCTCTCGACGACTCCCACGATCGCCCCGGCAAGATCGAAATCGTCGGGTTGGTAGAATCCTGGCATTTCCGCCGTCTCACCGCCGATGAGGGCGCAGCTGGCCTGGCGACAGGCACGCGCCATGCCGGCCACCACCTGCTCCACCACTTCGGGTTGTAGCTTCCCAGTGGCCAGATAGTCCAAAAAGAACAGCGGATCCGCGCCACTGGTCATGACGTCGTTGACGCAGTGATTGACGAGGTCCTCACCAACCGTATCATAGACGCCAAGCGCGCAGGCGATCTTTAGCTTTGTCCCCACCCCATCGATGCTGGACACCAGTACGGGTCTGCGAAAACGCGTTGTATCGAGCTCATAGAAGGCGCCGAACAGCCCGATTTCTCTCAGCACCGCGGGTGAAAAGGTCGATTTGGCGAGCGCCTTGATGCGCTCCACGCTCTCATCGCCGGTGGCGATGCTCACGCCGGCTGCTTCGTAGGTGAGTCCCGAATGCTCGTTCACCTCTTTTCCTCAGTTTTGCAGACGTCCAGGTACCAGGCGCGCACTCTGCTCAGAAAGTCGAGCACCAGCGGCTGTCGGTAGTCGGGATAGGTCCACTCCAGCGGCTGAAACCGTCCCTGCCGGTAGCGCAGGTGGAGGTCGCCATATATGCCGTGACCCAGGTAGATGCGGTGATCATAGTTCTTGGTCGTCGCCAGCACCACCTTGGCCCCGTCCAGATAGCCAGGATCGAGATTGA harbors:
- a CDS encoding TIGR00725 family protein; its protein translation is MSSSVVRRPVIAVLGGAACSMEISQLAYEVGRLIAEQGGVLICGGRTGVMEAACQGAREHGGLTVGILPGDDASEANPYVQIPIATGLGEARNVVIVKSADAAIAVDGGYGTLSEIAFCLKLGVPVVGLKSWAIDPSIHQAENAAEAVQMAFQLASNRARSR
- the asnS gene encoding asparagine--tRNA ligase, coding for MAQRVYIADIAKHVGQTVEVWGWLYNMRSSGKLRFLLVRDGTGIIQSVFSLADVSEQVFAATEKLTQESSLKVTGIVREDRRAPGGYELLAQDMTIVHIAQEYPITPKEHGTTFLMDRRHLWLRSRKQHAILRIRHEIIRAARQFFDDQGFVLLDAPIFTPASVEGTTTLFETDYFGGKAYLTQSGQLYVEAGAMAFGKVYCFGPTFRAEKSKTRRHLTEFWMLEPEVAYADLDDIMALAEGLIVHIVQAVLNNRRAELSVIERDVAPLERVRPPFPRISYDEAADRLEQAGTGFKRGDDLGGTDETVLSQQFDRPVMVHRYPAAVKAFYMKDDPEHPGRVLCVDVLAPEGYGEIIGGGQREDDLATLERKIRAHNLPMEPYEWYLDLRRYGSVPHSGFGIGIERTVAWVCGLSHIRETIPFPRTMYRIYP
- a CDS encoding universal stress protein yields the protein MVKRILLPVDGSEYTNSVLKHGIDLARRFGARVRLLSVVDVRIFEWVLSVGADGFVPVLPAPGYQEESRKLLERKAQAVLDKCARALESEGISYEAETLGGSPVEIICERANLVDLIIMGNRGEYARWATTMLGATLEAVTRHVSKPIMIVQQRFRNVQKMLAAYDGSEHANRALQLAGFFAEHLNAKITVVHVSDDRELSTRICAEGVHYLQAYRAEVDSAWLSGRPDAAVIDLAAKGKYDLIVMGAYGHSRIREAILGSTTVQIMRKSPIPVLMVK
- a CDS encoding NAD(P)H-dependent glycerol-3-phosphate dehydrogenase, with protein sequence MKVAVIGAGGWGTALAILLHGNGHEVRLWEFRPEVAEELARTRENRHLLPGVLIPEQILITADLEKAATEAELVVVAVPSHTMREVARLLRPLPGMRKALVVSATKGIENDSLMRMTEVLLAEIPELEPRRLVALSGPSHAEEVSRGISTAVVCACPSEESARFAQRAFMNKAFRVYTSSDVIGVELGGALKNVIAIAAGICDGAGFGDNTKAALQPRGLVEIVRLGVKMGANPLTFAGLTGMGDLIVTCMSKHSRNRYLGEQIGKGRTLQQVLSEMVMVAEGVRTTRSAYELSLLHNVEMPITREVYRILFEGKDPRTALEDLMTRDAKMEAWG
- a CDS encoding phosphoribosylformylglycinamidine cyclo-ligase — its product is MNEHSGLTYEAAGVSIATGDESVERIKALAKSTFSPAVLREIGLFGAFYELDTTRFRRPVLVSSIDGVGTKLKIACALGVYDTVGEDLVNHCVNDVMTSGADPLFFLDYLATGKLQPEVVEQVVAGMARACRQASCALIGGETAEMPGFYQPDDFDLAGAIVGVVEREAIIDGRGIQVGDLLIGVASNGLHTNGYSLARKVLLDVARMKLTDYVDELGTTLGEELLRVHRSYQPLVQRVRTVQGLRGIAHITGGGIVGNTRRLLPPARSLRIDWQAWQVPPIFQLIQRLGNVADEEMRRVFNLGIGEVLIVAPQAAQACVDAATGLGLTSFHIGEVA